The Paraburkholderia caffeinilytica genome segment CGCCGCCATTTCCTGTGTGTTCCGCGACAACAACGGTTTCCGTGTGCGCTCGCTCGGCACGCTGGAAGACGGCGAGGCGGCCCTCGTGCAATCGTTTTATCGCGTGATCGAAAAGTACACGCCGCAGCTCGTGTCGTGGAACGGCGGCGGGTTCGATCTGCCGGTGCTGAACTACCGCGCGCTGGTCAACGGCATTTCCGCCTCCCGTTTCTGGGACCTCGGCGAGGACGACCGCGAATTCAAGTGGAACAACTACATCAGCCGCTATCACGCGCGTCACACCGATCTGATGGACGTGCTGGCGATGTATCAGGCGCGCGCCAATGCGCCGCTCGACGCGCTCGCGAAGATGTGCGGCTTCCCGGGCAAGATGGGCATGGACGGCAGCCAGGTGTGGCACGCTTACCAGGAAGGCCGCATCGAGGAAATCCGCAACTATTGCGAGACCGACGTCGTCAATACGTACCTGCTGTATTGCCGCTTCCAGCTGATCCGCGGCGCATTTTCGGCTGAAGAGTACGCGGACGAGGTCAACCTCGTCAAAAACGCGCTGGCGCTGGAGGCGGCGCCGCAATGGGCCGAGTATCTGGCCGCATTCGATCAATAAGCCGCCTGGTCGTTTTGTAGCGAAGCCGTTCGCCGCACGCTAATGTGATTGAGCGATTGAGTGTTTGAGCGCCAGACGATAGCCGCTGTAGTGCGAAATTGTGCGCAAGGACCGCGGTTCGCTTTATGCTGGTCGTGGTCGAAGCGATTGGCATGCGCGGCGCTTCGTCTACAATCTCGCCTTTCCCCCAAGTTTGTCAGGAAGTCGCAGGTGTCCCGAACTGCCCCCCAACGTCGCTCGCCGAAGCGCCAGAAGGCGCCCGCTCCGGTGAAAGCGCGCGTCATTACCGGCGCTGAGCCGGTCATCGAAATCGTTTCGCTCGACATGGAAGCACGCGGCGTGGGCCGCATCGAGAGCGAAGACGGCACACCCGGCAAGGTGATTTTTGTCGAAGGCGCGTTGCCCGGCGAGCTTGTCAGCTACTCGACGCATCGCAGCAAGCCGAAATTCGAACAGGCCGAAGTCGTCCAGGTGTTCCGCGAAAGCGTGCTGCGCACCAAGCCGAAATGCACCTACTTCGATATCTGCGGCGGTTGTTCGATGCAGCATCTCGATATCCGCGCGCAGATTGCCGTCAAGCAGCGCGTGCTCGAAGACAATTTCCTGCATCTGGCCAGGCTGCGGCCGGAGACGGTGTACCGGCCGATTCACGGGCCGGCGTGGGGATACCGCTACCGAGCGCGTCTGGCCGTCCGCTATCTGCCGGAAAAGGGCGGCATGCGCATCGGCTTCTACGAGAAGAAGAGCAGCTACATCGCCGATATGAAGACCTGCGAGGTGCTGCCGCCGCATGTGTCGGCGATGCTGATGCCGCTGCGCTTCATGGTCCGCAAGTTGTCGATTCACGATCGCATGCCGCAGATCGAGCTCGCGGTCGGCTCGTCGGTTACCGCGCTGGTGCTGCGCAATCTCGCGCCGATCACCGCCGCCGACGAGCAGGTGCTGCGCGATTTCGCCGACGAACACAAGATCCAGTGGTGGTTGCAGCCGGGCGGTCCTGACACGGTTACGCCGTTCTATCCGCTCGACGTGCAACTCGACTACACGCTGCCGGAATTCAACATCCGGATGCCGTTCAAGCCGACCGATTTCACCCAGGTGAATCACGCGATCAATCGCGTGCTGGTGAGCCGTGCGCTGCGTCTGCTGGCCCCCGCCCGCACGGACCGCGTGCTCGATCTGTTCTGCGGAATCGGCAATTTCACGCTGCCGCTCGCCCGGATTGCGAAGGAAGTGGTGGGCATCGAAGGCAGCGAGGTGCTGACTTCGCGCGCGCTCGCCAATGCCGAGTTGAACGGTGTGGCAGGTCATACGTCGTTTGCTTGCCGCAACCTGTTCGAGGTCACCGCCGACGACATGCGTGCGCTCGGTCATTTCGACAAATTCCTCATCGACCCGCCGCGCGAAGGCGCGCTGGCCGTCGCCAAGGCCCTCGCCGAGATCGCCCAGAGCGGCAATGGGCCGCTGCCCAAACGTATCGTCTACGTGTCGTGCGCCCCGGCGACCCTCGCACGCGATGCGGGCCTGCTGGTTCATGAGGCCGGTTACCGGCTGGTGGGGGCGGGCGTGGTGAACATGTTTCCGCACACCTCGCACGTGGAGTCGAT includes the following:
- a CDS encoding 3'-5' exonuclease, encoding MTPILVFDIETIPDVAGIRRLEDLPATLSDAEVAEHAFAARREKTGSDFLPHHLQRIAAISCVFRDNNGFRVRSLGTLEDGEAALVQSFYRVIEKYTPQLVSWNGGGFDLPVLNYRALVNGISASRFWDLGEDDREFKWNNYISRYHARHTDLMDVLAMYQARANAPLDALAKMCGFPGKMGMDGSQVWHAYQEGRIEEIRNYCETDVVNTYLLYCRFQLIRGAFSAEEYADEVNLVKNALALEAAPQWAEYLAAFDQ
- the rlmD gene encoding 23S rRNA (uracil(1939)-C(5))-methyltransferase RlmD is translated as MSRTAPQRRSPKRQKAPAPVKARVITGAEPVIEIVSLDMEARGVGRIESEDGTPGKVIFVEGALPGELVSYSTHRSKPKFEQAEVVQVFRESVLRTKPKCTYFDICGGCSMQHLDIRAQIAVKQRVLEDNFLHLARLRPETVYRPIHGPAWGYRYRARLAVRYLPEKGGMRIGFYEKKSSYIADMKTCEVLPPHVSAMLMPLRFMVRKLSIHDRMPQIELAVGSSVTALVLRNLAPITAADEQVLRDFADEHKIQWWLQPGGPDTVTPFYPLDVQLDYTLPEFNIRMPFKPTDFTQVNHAINRVLVSRALRLLAPARTDRVLDLFCGIGNFTLPLARIAKEVVGIEGSEVLTSRALANAELNGVAGHTSFACRNLFEVTADDMRALGHFDKFLIDPPREGALAVAKALAEIAQSGNGPLPKRIVYVSCAPATLARDAGLLVHEAGYRLVGAGVVNMFPHTSHVESIALFERD